One window of the Anolis sagrei isolate rAnoSag1 chromosome 5, rAnoSag1.mat, whole genome shotgun sequence genome contains the following:
- the ADCK2 gene encoding uncharacterized aarF domain-containing protein kinase 2: MASCYYYASRVFLSKVRWLPLRKSLCCLRNWGRRSVGDSSSSEIRRRFRGKGLIRITLLCWGIGGSSQDAKCDNISGLHPQRKIHILPDNAAFFRRVGVAFSFVIRACVLLLKFGPLLWLYPFTYISPSFASLWIHLLLKATESSGPTFIKLGQWASTRRDLFSEDFCLKFSKLHIKVVPHSWDYTKRSLTTEFGGGWEKVFTFESQEPVGSGCVAQVYKAYVDISALGEPAVKDLSKSSGFDSALESWQVLGFKGFFEWLWKQKHEHIPEGYGDRWLHHTDGIRGSGDWSSVSGYPNAPSSSPKRDQLFPVAIKVLHPGLVQQVQMDLFLMKMSSRFIELLPGVKWLSLTEIVEEFEKLMIQQIDLRYEARNLERFHFNFRDVDYVKFPKPLHPFVTRNILVETFEESKPISHYLHTEATMELRRKLAKMGMDMLLKMVFVDNFVHADLHPGNVLVQGADLFSDHLEDQSVIVDLLDTLILEVQPSPSPLRLVLLDAGIVAELQAADLENFRAVFTAVVLGQGERVAELILHHARANQCKNVEKFKADMAQLVKEARSNTIALGKLQVASLLSSVFKLLMTHQVKLESNFASVVFAIMVLEGLGRSLDPELDILKAAKPLLIKPSSTPL; the protein is encoded by the exons ATGGCTTCATGCTATTATTACGCTTCCCGGGTTTTTCTCTCTAAGGTCCGATGGCTCCCTCTGAGGAAGTCTTTGTGTTGTTTAAGAAACTGGGGGAGAAGGTCTGTTGGGGATTCCTCCAGCAGTGAGATCCGAAGGCGGTTCAGAGGGAAAGGCCTGATACGGATTACTCTGTTGTGCTGGGGAATTGGAGGCTCTTCTCAGGACGCAAAGTGTGACAATATATCTGGTCTTCACCCTCAAAGAAAAATCCATATCCTTCCTGATAATGCTGCTTTCTTCCGGCGAGTTGGGGTCGCCTTTTCCTTTGTGATCCGAGCCTGCGTCTTGCTGCTAAAGTTTGGCCCGTTGCTTTGGCTCTACCCCTTCACCTACATCTCTCCAAGTTTTGCCTCGCTCTGGATCCATCTTCTGCTAAAAGCGACAGAGTCATCTGGCCCCACGTTCATCAAACTGGGGCAATGGGCCAGCACCAGGCGGGATCTCTTTTCGGAAGACTTCTGCCTCAAGTTCTCCAAGCTGCACATCAAGGTTGTCCCTCACTCTTGGGATTACACCAAGCGTTCTTTGACAACAGAATTTGGGGGAGGCTGGGAGAAGGTCTTCACATTTGAAAGCCAGGAACCTGTAGGATCTGGTTGCGTTGCCCAGGTATATAAAGCTTACGTGGACATCTCTGCTCTTGGAGAGCCAGCGGTGAAGGATCTTTCAAAGAGCTCTGGATTTGATTCTGCCTTGGAATCCTGGCAGGTCTTGGGTTTTAAAGGATTCTTTGAATGGCTTTGGAAGCAGAAGCATGAACATATTCCAGAAGGATATGGTGACCGTTGGTTGCATCATACAGATGGCATCCGTGGAAGTGGTGATTGGAGTTCTGTGTCTGGATATCCAAATGCACCTTCATCTTCTCCAAAGAGAGACCAACTTTTTCCAGTGGCCATTAAG GTGCTGCACCCTGGATTAGTTCAACAAGTCCAAATGGATCTGTTCCTTATGAAGATGAGTAGTAGATTCATTGAGCTTCTCCCAGGTGTTAAGTGGCTGAGTCTGACCGAGATTGTGGAGGAGTTTGAGAAGCTCATGATTCAGCAG ATTGACTTGCGGTATGAAGCAAGGAACCTAGAACGCTTCCATTTCAACTTCCGAGATGTCGATTATGTGAAGTTCCCAAAACCGCTCCATCCTTTTGTGACAAGAAACATACTAGTGGAAACCTTTGAG GAGAGCAAACCAATATCTCATTATTTGCACACAGAGGCCACAATGGAGTTACGGAGAAAATTAGCCAAGATGGGTATGGACATGCTTCTAAAGATG GTGTTTGTTGATAACTTTGTCCATGCTGATCTGCATCCTGGAAATGTCCTAGTTCAGGGAGCAGATCTCTTCAGTGACCATCTGGAGGACCAGTCAGTCATCGTGGACTTGTTGGACACGCTCATTCTGGAAGTGCAGCCTTCTCCTTCCCCACTCCGACTAGTGCTTCTGGATGCAGGAATTGTAGCTGAGTTGCAGGCGGCTGATCTTGAGaatttccgggcagtcttcacaGCTGTGGTCTTAGGACAG GGGGAAAGAGTGGCAGAGTTAATTCTTCATCACGCCAGGGCTAATCAGTGCAAGAATGTGGAGAAATTCAAAGCTGATATGGCCCAGTTAGTGAAGGAGGCCAGGAGCAACACTATCGCACTTGGAAAG CTCCAAGTTGCGAGCCTACTGTCCAGTGTTTTCAAGCTCCTGATGACCCACCAG GTGAAACTGGAGAGCAACTTTGCTTCAGTTGTCTTTGCCATCATGGTTTTGGAAGGTCTTGGTCGCTCCCTGGATCCTGAACTGGATATCCTGAAGGCAGCTAAACCTCTTCTCATCAAACCTTCAAGCACTCCTCTGTAG